One Carassius carassius chromosome 20, fCarCar2.1, whole genome shotgun sequence DNA segment encodes these proteins:
- the LOC132096902 gene encoding gastrula zinc finger protein XlCGF26.1-like: MEFIKEEREEIRIPEPCRVKDEQTEEPGGPMQVKEESEEENEDDYHQLEDPQRLLSGQKILSCSETGKGLSHKRAQKTAGFFFTCLECKKSFESKEHLMDHFRIHSGESCTEPETNLTQKAAPGTVCKLPFTCFQCQKSFACKEHLMDHYRIHTVDRPFPCDQCDKSFIHKQSLKNHLRVHTGLRPHVCHLCGKSYIHKDNLTDHIRIHTGEKPFACDQCGKSFTHKGSLLHHMKIHTGLKPFTCRQCGRHFTHKGNLKIHIRIHSGERPFTCPQCGKSFIYHGNLVGHMKKHSGEKLYHCTQCGKSFVEARHLQKHVKTHATERPFLCSQCGRGFLWHHNFKEHQKIHTGEKPHVCFDCGKAFTRLIYLKRHQRIHTGEKPYKCARCGVCFTVLDSLKAHERVHTGEKPYECPKCGKCFGRLSTLLTHKKKHCPKLTK; the protein is encoded by the exons ATGGAGTTTATAAAAGAGGAGAGGGAAGAAATTAGGATCCCCGAGCCGTGCAGAGTGAAAGATGAGCAAACAGAGGAACCTGGAG GCCCGATGCAAGTGAAAGAGGAGAGCGAAGAGGAGAATGAGGATGATTATCATCAGCTGGAGGATCCCCAGCGTCTCCTCAGCGGACAGAAGATATTGAGCTGCTCTGAAACTGGGAAAGGCTTGTCTCACAAGAGAGCTCAGAAAACAGCCGGCTTTTTCTTCACCTGCCTCGAGTGCAAAAAGAGCTTTGAGTCCAAAGAGCACCTGATGGATCACTTCAGGATTCACTCTGGAGAAAGCTGCACAGAGCCCGAAACCAACCTGACACAGAAAGCGGCTCCGGGAACGGTTTGCAAACTGCCCTTCACTTGCTTTCAGTGCCAGAAGAGTTTTGCATGTAAAGAGCACCTGATGGATCACTACAGGATCCACACGGTGGACAGACCGTTCCCCTGCGATCAGTGCGACAAGAGCTTCATTCACAAGCAGAGCCTGAAGAATCACCTGAGAGTTCACACAGGCTTGAGGCCACACGTGTGCCATCTGTGTGGCAAGAGCTACATCCACAAAGACAACCTGACGGATCACATCCGGatccacaccggagagaagcctttcGCATGTGATCAGTGCGGAAAGAGCTTCACACACAAGGGAAGCCTCCTGCATCACATGAAGATCCACACCGGACTCAAGCCCTTCACCTGCCGCCAGTGCGGACGCCACTTCACTCACAAAGGAAACCTGAAGATTCATATACGCATTCACTCTGGAGAAAGACCCTTCACCTGCCCTCAGTGCGGCAAGAGCTTTATCTATCACGGGAACCTGGTGGGTCACATGAAGAAACACTCTGGAGAGAAACTGTACCACTGCACTCAGTGCGGCAAGAGCTTCGTCGAGGCTCGGCATCTGCAGAAACACGTGAAAACACACGCCACCGAACGACCCTTCCTGTGCTCTCAGTGCGGACGCGGCTTCTTATGGCACCACAACTTCAAAGAGCACCAgaagatccacactggagagaagccgcaCGTGTGCTTCGACTGCGGCAAGGCCTTCACCAGACTCATATACCTGAAGCGGCACCAGAGGatccacaccggagagaagccgtACAAGTGCGCTCGCTGCGGGGTGTGCTTCACCGTCTTGGACTCGCTCAAAGCACACGAGCGAGTgcacaccggagagaaaccgtACGAGTGCCCGAAGTGTGGGAAGTGCTTCGGACGGCTGAGTACACTACTGACTCATAAGAAGAAGCACTGCCCCAAACTGACGAAGTGA
- the LOC132096906 gene encoding gastrula zinc finger protein XlCGF8.2DB-like yields the protein MEFVKEESDAETCGEKEEETDEQRDLVEVKEESEELNEGEEKRQNQEPQCFISGEKSLSLSQSESNSSPETTEPNNSFMCPQCGKSFTCKRDLKRHIRIHTGEKPFLCSQCEKSFANSGDLKRHLRIHSGEKPFSCPQCTKSFTQKEGLKEHMKIHSGEKPFTCMLCGKSFTHQNSLKRHMKVHSGEKLHQCPECGRRFSEACNLKTHLLSHTGERPFHCQRCEKKFFLAVHLKTHMRIHEDERRYVCSFCGKSFLWLNGFKDHQKIHTGEKPYECLDCGSTFTRAGELKVHERVHTGEKPYKCSHCEKSFTVSGALKVHERVHTGEKPYLCPSCGKTFSRYGNLGKHLKKACPKLRQ from the exons ATGGAGTttgttaaagaggagagtgatgCAGAAACATgtggagagaaagaggaagaaactGATGAACAGAGAG ATCTGGTGGAAGTGAAAGAGGAAAGTGAAGAACTGAATGAAGGGGAGGAGAAACGGCAGAATCAGGAACCTCAGTGTTTCATAAGTGGAGAGAAATCTCTTAGTTTGTCTCAGAGTGAAAGTAATTCCTCGCCAGAGACAACAGAGCCCAATAATTCTTTCATGtgtcctcagtgtggaaagagctttaCTTGTAAAAGAGATCTTAAGAGGCACATAaggattcacaccggagagaaaccgtTCCTTTGCTCTCAGTGCGAAAAGAGTTTCGCAAATTCAGGAGATCTGAAGAGACACTTAAGAATTCACTCCGGAGAGAAGCCTTTCTCCTGTCCTCAGTGCACAAAGAGCTTCACGCAGAAGGAAGGACTGAAGGAACACATGAAAATACactctggagagaaacctttcacaTGCATGttgtgcgggaagagtttcacacatCAAAACAGCTTAAAAAGACACATGAAGGTCCATTCAGGAGAGAAGTTACACCAGTGTCCTGAATGCGGCAGGAGGTTTTCAGAGGCCTGCAATCTCAAAACTCACCTGCTCTCTCACACCGGAGAAAGACCCTTTCACTGTCAGCGCTGCGAAAAGAAGTTTTTCCTGGCCGTGCACCTCAAAACACACATGAGGATCCACGAGGACGAGCGGCGATACGTGTGTTCATTCTGCGGGAAGAGCTTTCTGTGGCTTAATGGGTTTAAAGACcatcagaaaatacatactggGGAGAAACCCTACGAGTGTCTGGACTGTGGAAGTACTTTCACTAGAGCCGGTGAACTGAAAGTGCATGAACgggtccacactggagagaaaccatacaagtGTTCCCACTGTGAGAAGAGCTTCACAGTTTCAGGAGCCCTTAAAGTGCATGAGAGggttcacaccggagagaaaccgtACCTCTGTCCTTCCTGCGGGAAGACGTTCAGCCGATATGGAAATCTAGGGAAGCATTTAAAAAAGGCTTGTCCAAAGCTGAGACAGTGA